In a genomic window of Magnolia sinica isolate HGM2019 chromosome 14, MsV1, whole genome shotgun sequence:
- the LOC131225915 gene encoding putative phospholipid-transporting ATPase 9 yields MFERLAKNGREFEDQTREHLNEYADAGLRTLVLVYHELNEREYWQFNEAKKSVSADRDTLIDEVIEKIEKDLILLGAIAVEDKLQNGVPKCIDKLA; encoded by the exons ATGTTTGAAAGACTTGCAAAGAATGGAAGGGAGTTTGAGGATCAGACCAGGGAACACCTGAATGAGTATGCTGATGCGGGTTTGAGAACATTGGTGCTTGTATATCATGAACTTAATGAGAGAGAATACTGGCAATTCAATGAGGCCAAGAAATCGGTCAGTGCAGATCGAGATACACTGATTGATGAAGTGATAGAGAAGATAGAAAAGGATTTAATCCTTCTTGGTGCCATAGCTGTTGAGGATAAGCTGCAAAACGGG GTTCCTAAATGCATTGACAAGCTAGCATAA
- the LOC131225638 gene encoding uncharacterized protein LOC131225638 isoform X2: MIFHSKAESFEAELLRDATPEDATPADAAPEDARGRSSSSLSKKRGPTRGSKLHEKTSLKRVIRINEFGQPNAGDANQIAFNSSIGVLTRTHIPITYTDFHQVPPQYIQRVSDILACSYEFQGNQEMWPQYVRDRCMATWRNFKNNLHKKYIKDKDPAVVKSYPARIGVPIEDWMSFVDYCNTDKFKESSVRNASNRAKQVGPSTLGRCSMAATRHEMAIERNLTTDAEVGRAEVYIRAHTTKDNKVQFPETFSIGSDSRGRMRGIGGNVGKIALKKTMPIVHKLGAVSRERDNLVDELDEVKKSLGDLRQKFNCFVDKQGEQRDVAPPTIPPFKSSHASSVCMRFSNTNLSL; encoded by the exons atgatctttcattcAAAGGCAGAGTCATTCGAGGCAGAGCTGCTAAGGGATGCAACTCCTGAAGATGCAACCCCTGCAGATGCAGCCCCTGAAGATGCTAGAG GCAGGTCGTCATCTTCATTGTCTAAGAAGAGAGGTCCTACGCGAGGTTCAAAATTACATGAGAAGACTTCATTGAAAAGGGTCATTAGGATTAATGAATTTGGGCAACCGAATGCAGGGGATGCAAATCAGATcgcattcaattcaagcattggTGTTCTCACCCGTACACACATTCCGATCACCTACACAGACTTTCACCAAGTGCCTCCACAGTACATTCAGAGGGTCAGTGATATCCTGGCGTGTAGTTATGAATTTCAGGGTAACCAAGAAATGTGGCCACAATACGTTCGTGATCGCTGTATGGCCACTTGGAGAAATTTCAAGAACAATTTGCATAAAAAGTATATTAAGGACAAGGATCCTGCAGTTGTGAAATCGTATCCCGCCCGTATTGGTGTCCCTATTGAGGATTGGATGAGCTTTGTGGATTATTGCAATACTGATAAATTCAAGGAATCAAGTGTAAGAAATGCATCCAATCGGGCCAAACAAGTTGGCCCTTCTACACTTGGTCGGTGTAGCATGGCTGCCACACGTCATGAGATG GCAATTGAGAGGAATCTTACTACTGATGCCGAGGTTGGTAGGGCTGAGGTGTACATCCGAGCCCATACAACAAAGGATAACAAAGTGCAGTTTCCAGAAACCTTT TCAATTGGGAGTGATAGTAGAGGGCGCATGCGGGGGATAGGTGGAAATGTAGGTAAGATTGCATTGAAGAAGACAATGCCTATTGTACACAAGCTTGGTGCGGTGTCGCGGGAACGAGATAATTTGGTAGATGAATTAGATGAAGTGAAGAAAAGCCTGGGAGATCTCCGCCAGAAGTTTAATTGCTTTGTAGATAAGCAAGGGGAACAAAGGGATGTGGCTCCACCGACAATTCCTCCATttaaatctagtcatgcatcgtcGGTATGTATGCGTTTCTCTAATACTAATTTAAGCTTATGA
- the LOC131225638 gene encoding uncharacterized protein LOC131225638 isoform X1: protein MIFHSKAESFEAELLRDATPEDATPADAAPEDARGRSSSSLSKKRGPTRGSKLHEKTSLKRVIRINEFGQPNAGDANQIAFNSSIGVLTRTHIPITYTDFHQVPPQYIQRVSDILACSYEFQGNQEMWPQYVRDRCMATWRNFKNNLHKKYIKDKDPAVVKSYPARIGVPIEDWMSFVDYCNTDKFKESSVRNASNRAKQVGPSTLGRCSMAATRHEMAIERNLTTDAEVGRAEVYIRAHTTKDNKVQFPETFEKIKLIQSSNPASRMTSVDDAFTQSIGSDSRGRMRGIGGNVGKIALKKTMPIVHKLGAVSRERDNLVDELDEVKKSLGDLRQKFNCFVDKQGEQRDVAPPTIPPFKSSHASSVCMRFSNTNLSL, encoded by the exons atgatctttcattcAAAGGCAGAGTCATTCGAGGCAGAGCTGCTAAGGGATGCAACTCCTGAAGATGCAACCCCTGCAGATGCAGCCCCTGAAGATGCTAGAG GCAGGTCGTCATCTTCATTGTCTAAGAAGAGAGGTCCTACGCGAGGTTCAAAATTACATGAGAAGACTTCATTGAAAAGGGTCATTAGGATTAATGAATTTGGGCAACCGAATGCAGGGGATGCAAATCAGATcgcattcaattcaagcattggTGTTCTCACCCGTACACACATTCCGATCACCTACACAGACTTTCACCAAGTGCCTCCACAGTACATTCAGAGGGTCAGTGATATCCTGGCGTGTAGTTATGAATTTCAGGGTAACCAAGAAATGTGGCCACAATACGTTCGTGATCGCTGTATGGCCACTTGGAGAAATTTCAAGAACAATTTGCATAAAAAGTATATTAAGGACAAGGATCCTGCAGTTGTGAAATCGTATCCCGCCCGTATTGGTGTCCCTATTGAGGATTGGATGAGCTTTGTGGATTATTGCAATACTGATAAATTCAAGGAATCAAGTGTAAGAAATGCATCCAATCGGGCCAAACAAGTTGGCCCTTCTACACTTGGTCGGTGTAGCATGGCTGCCACACGTCATGAGATG GCAATTGAGAGGAATCTTACTACTGATGCCGAGGTTGGTAGGGCTGAGGTGTACATCCGAGCCCATACAACAAAGGATAACAAAGTGCAGTTTCCAGAAACCTTT gaaaaaataaaattgattcaAAGTAGTAATCCTGCATCTCGGATGACCAGTGTAGATGATGCCTTTACACAG TCAATTGGGAGTGATAGTAGAGGGCGCATGCGGGGGATAGGTGGAAATGTAGGTAAGATTGCATTGAAGAAGACAATGCCTATTGTACACAAGCTTGGTGCGGTGTCGCGGGAACGAGATAATTTGGTAGATGAATTAGATGAAGTGAAGAAAAGCCTGGGAGATCTCCGCCAGAAGTTTAATTGCTTTGTAGATAAGCAAGGGGAACAAAGGGATGTGGCTCCACCGACAATTCCTCCATttaaatctagtcatgcatcgtcGGTATGTATGCGTTTCTCTAATACTAATTTAAGCTTATGA
- the LOC131225638 gene encoding uncharacterized protein LOC131225638 isoform X3 yields MIFHSKAESFEAELLRDATPEDATPADAAPEDARGRSSSSLSKKRGPTRGSKLHEKTSLKRAIERNLTTDAEVGRAEVYIRAHTTKDNKVQFPETFEKIKLIQSSNPASRMTSVDDAFTQSIGSDSRGRMRGIGGNVGKIALKKTMPIVHKLGAVSRERDNLVDELDEVKKSLGDLRQKFNCFVDKQGEQRDVAPPTIPPFKSSHASSVCMRFSNTNLSL; encoded by the exons atgatctttcattcAAAGGCAGAGTCATTCGAGGCAGAGCTGCTAAGGGATGCAACTCCTGAAGATGCAACCCCTGCAGATGCAGCCCCTGAAGATGCTAGAG GCAGGTCGTCATCTTCATTGTCTAAGAAGAGAGGTCCTACGCGAGGTTCAAAATTACATGAGAAGACTTCATTGAAAAGG GCAATTGAGAGGAATCTTACTACTGATGCCGAGGTTGGTAGGGCTGAGGTGTACATCCGAGCCCATACAACAAAGGATAACAAAGTGCAGTTTCCAGAAACCTTT gaaaaaataaaattgattcaAAGTAGTAATCCTGCATCTCGGATGACCAGTGTAGATGATGCCTTTACACAG TCAATTGGGAGTGATAGTAGAGGGCGCATGCGGGGGATAGGTGGAAATGTAGGTAAGATTGCATTGAAGAAGACAATGCCTATTGTACACAAGCTTGGTGCGGTGTCGCGGGAACGAGATAATTTGGTAGATGAATTAGATGAAGTGAAGAAAAGCCTGGGAGATCTCCGCCAGAAGTTTAATTGCTTTGTAGATAAGCAAGGGGAACAAAGGGATGTGGCTCCACCGACAATTCCTCCATttaaatctagtcatgcatcgtcGGTATGTATGCGTTTCTCTAATACTAATTTAAGCTTATGA